One segment of Streptomyces bathyalis DNA contains the following:
- a CDS encoding fumarylacetoacetate hydrolase family protein, producing MRYVSFRDTHDALRVGAIARDDPTVVLDLTADVPKGPHGPMRRLIEAASVGAWTAEEALRTATELPRADVVLIAPVPEPSKIVAAPVNYRNHQEEMSSDSQIDALGVFLKAPSSVTGHESVVRLPYTDRRFDQEGEFAVVIGRQARHVRAADALQHVFGFTSLLDMTMRGGEDRSVRKSFDTFTPMGPTLVTPDEVQEIDELELKLWVNGTLRQRADLADLIWDVPRLIAYASSVMTLFPGDVVTTGTPEGVGGVRDGDRIELEITGLDRLAVGVSSAGAVACPTLGAGRGPRPPSELTPVRPRT from the coding sequence GTGCGATACGTCAGCTTCCGTGACACCCACGATGCGCTGAGAGTCGGCGCAATCGCCCGTGACGACCCCACGGTGGTCCTCGACCTGACGGCAGATGTTCCGAAGGGGCCGCACGGACCGATGCGTCGGCTCATCGAGGCCGCGAGCGTCGGCGCCTGGACGGCAGAGGAGGCTCTGCGTACGGCGACCGAGCTACCACGTGCTGACGTCGTTCTCATCGCTCCCGTCCCGGAACCGTCGAAGATCGTTGCTGCGCCGGTCAACTACCGGAACCACCAGGAAGAGATGAGTTCTGACAGCCAGATCGACGCACTCGGCGTCTTTCTGAAGGCGCCCTCATCGGTGACCGGCCACGAATCCGTCGTACGCCTTCCCTATACCGACCGCCGGTTCGACCAGGAAGGCGAGTTCGCTGTTGTGATCGGCCGCCAAGCTCGGCATGTGCGCGCTGCCGACGCTCTCCAGCACGTGTTCGGTTTCACGTCGCTGCTCGACATGACGATGCGCGGCGGCGAGGATCGCTCGGTCCGCAAGTCGTTCGATACCTTCACGCCGATGGGGCCGACGCTGGTCACGCCCGACGAGGTGCAGGAAATCGACGAGCTGGAACTCAAGTTGTGGGTCAACGGCACGCTTCGCCAGAGAGCGGATCTGGCGGACCTGATCTGGGACGTGCCACGACTCATCGCCTACGCGTCATCCGTGATGACTCTCTTTCCCGGCGACGTAGTCACCACGGGCACCCCGGAAGGGGTTGGGGGGGTGCGGGACGGCGATCGGATCGAGTTGGAGATCACCGGCTTGGACCGGCTCGCGGTGGGGGTATCGAGCGCAGGCGCCGTCGCCTGTCCCACCCTCGGGGCCGGTCGCGGGCCGCGGCCCCCCTCGGAACTCACTCCAGTACGTCCGCGCACATGA